A genomic segment from Paraburkholderia hayleyella encodes:
- a CDS encoding RHS repeat-associated core domain-containing protein: MRRTIFFDGATTRYEYGDATGTLARAIEGQRITAFAFDPMGRLTERRAALRTGDTPPQEQDWQVERFAYDGNGHLALASNAGSRLQWFHDAAGNLVREHQHYRQLGRPLVAVWQHEYDVLNQRIATLRPDGHRVSWLTYGSGHLLALQLDGHELASYERDDLHREVARLQGNRLLQTQQWDALGRLSGQVLAREAQPGKQGPPGQTPGGDRLLVRRYRYDASGQLTDINDTRRGQLAYRYDPVGRLLEAQSRLGHETFAFDPASNLVDPQAQRETDREHLPRPKALDNLLKQYAGTHYQYDARGNLTQRWRNGEACRYTWDLFDRLTHAGDGRLEVSYTYDALGRRLSKHSQAHYQARREAGPHWNRSERVKRNRELQCGFTLYGWDGDTLAWESRIADEDSLGARTTHYVYEPGRFVPVAQAVREEAIALLDEPVYGDYYRQDEDPLWLPPPPAPPIDSLAWYQCDHLGTPQELTDEKGEIAWAAEYRAWGVAKEAIRKASEGRAELRTPIRFQGQYHDHETGLHYNRYRYYDPEVGRFVGKDPIGYAGGLNMYAYAPNPVGWIDPLGLSVTTPATISAADITDKTRTEIRDLANQRGLVVAKQDASGAPIKWKCPCTGKERLRLDRGHIDQTTGLPYNDPKAAVDHVHAYDSTGKVKVVSPDDGNPHFPTTGE, from the coding sequence TTGAGGCGCACCATATTCTTCGATGGTGCCACCACGCGCTACGAATACGGGGACGCCACGGGCACGCTGGCGCGCGCCATCGAAGGCCAGCGCATCACCGCCTTTGCCTTTGACCCGATGGGACGGCTGACTGAGCGCCGCGCCGCGCTGCGAACTGGCGACACCCCGCCGCAGGAACAGGACTGGCAGGTCGAGCGCTTCGCCTACGATGGCAACGGTCATCTGGCACTGGCCAGCAACGCCGGCAGCCGGCTGCAATGGTTCCATGACGCGGCTGGCAACCTGGTGCGCGAGCACCAGCACTACCGCCAGCTGGGCAGGCCGCTGGTGGCGGTGTGGCAGCACGAGTACGACGTGCTGAACCAGCGCATCGCCACGCTGCGTCCGGACGGGCACCGGGTGAGCTGGCTGACCTATGGCAGCGGCCACCTGCTGGCGCTGCAGCTGGACGGGCACGAACTGGCCAGCTATGAGCGCGACGACCTGCACCGCGAGGTCGCGCGCCTGCAGGGCAACCGCCTGCTGCAGACGCAGCAGTGGGATGCGCTGGGGCGCCTGAGCGGGCAGGTGCTGGCGCGCGAGGCGCAACCAGGCAAACAGGGCCCGCCCGGACAGACGCCAGGCGGCGACCGGCTGCTGGTGCGCCGCTACCGCTACGACGCCAGCGGCCAGCTCACGGACATCAACGACACGCGCCGCGGCCAGCTGGCGTACCGCTACGACCCGGTGGGCCGCCTGCTGGAAGCGCAGAGCCGGCTGGGCCACGAGACCTTCGCCTTCGATCCAGCCAGCAACCTGGTCGACCCGCAAGCGCAACGCGAGACCGACCGCGAGCACCTGCCACGGCCGAAGGCGCTGGACAACCTGCTCAAACAGTACGCGGGCACGCACTACCAGTACGACGCGCGAGGCAACCTGACCCAGCGCTGGCGCAACGGCGAGGCCTGCCGCTACACCTGGGACCTGTTCGACCGGCTCACGCACGCCGGGGACGGGCGTCTCGAAGTCAGCTACACCTACGATGCGCTGGGCCGCAGACTCTCGAAGCACAGCCAGGCGCACTACCAGGCGCGCCGCGAGGCGGGGCCGCACTGGAACCGCAGTGAGCGGGTGAAGCGCAACCGCGAACTGCAGTGCGGCTTCACGCTGTACGGCTGGGATGGCGACACGCTGGCGTGGGAGAGCCGGATTGCTGACGAAGATAGTCTGGGCGCGCGCACCACGCACTACGTGTACGAGCCGGGCCGCTTTGTGCCGGTGGCGCAGGCGGTGCGTGAGGAGGCGATTGCGCTGCTCGATGAACCGGTGTACGGCGACTACTACCGGCAGGACGAAGACCCGCTGTGGCTGCCGCCGCCCCCGGCACCGCCCATCGACAGCCTGGCGTGGTACCAGTGCGATCACCTGGGTACGCCGCAGGAGCTGACCGATGAAAAGGGCGAGATTGCGTGGGCGGCGGAATACCGCGCGTGGGGTGTGGCGAAGGAGGCGATACGGAAAGCGTCAGAGGGACGTGCTGAACTGCGCACACCGATCAGGTTCCAGGGGCAGTACCATGACCATGAGACCGGGCTGCATTACAACCGCTACCGGTATTACGATCCGGAGGTGGGGAGGTTTGTTGGCAAGGATCCTATTGGGTATGCCGGTGGGCTCAATATGTATGCATATGCGCCGAATCCGGTTGGCTGGATCGATCCGCTTGGTTTAAGCGTGACAACTCCGGCGACAATCAGCGCGGCGGATATAACGGACAAAACGCGCACTGAGATTCGAGATCTCGCGAATCAAAGGGGACTCGTCGTGGCGAAGCAAGATGCTTCTGGTGCGCCGATAAAATGGAAATGTCCGTGTACAGGGAAAGAACGTCTCCGACTGGACCGTGGTCATATAGATCAGACAACAGGATTGCCCTACAACGATCCCAAAGCCGCTGTTGACCATGTGCATGCATATGACTCAACGGGGAAGGTAAAGGTTGTTTCGCCAGACGATGGCAATCCTCATTTCCCAACTACAGGTGAATAG
- a CDS encoding JAB domain-containing protein has translation MNGAGYILYIELVALGTFCAVNVEPMNVYRIAVMKTASRVIVVHNHPSGRLDPSEADLDVTDRLIQVGHILNIELLDHLIITPVAYLGFRQEGLMDELKKSLKYVPTYQILEQVRAEEKKITREKLALEKSKTKTVRGHALPVRRAGQPDPALAQRRGLPLHLGPVRPAHARRGRASRSQLHLRCAGPQTLEAQPGALPGAPRGGAALEPQRAREAQPRTAVRPHAVRLGWRHAGVGEPDC, from the coding sequence ATGAATGGGGCCGGTTACATTCTCTATATTGAACTGGTCGCGCTGGGCACGTTCTGCGCGGTGAACGTCGAGCCGATGAATGTTTACCGGATCGCGGTGATGAAGACCGCGTCCCGGGTGATTGTGGTTCACAATCATCCTTCGGGCAGGCTGGACCCTTCCGAGGCGGATCTGGATGTGACGGATCGCCTGATTCAGGTGGGCCATATTTTGAATATTGAGCTGCTTGATCATCTGATTATCACGCCCGTGGCGTACCTGGGTTTCAGACAGGAGGGGCTGATGGATGAACTGAAAAAGAGCCTCAAGTATGTGCCGACCTATCAGATCCTTGAGCAGGTCCGGGCGGAAGAGAAGAAGATCACCCGGGAGAAGCTGGCATTAGAAAAGAGCAAGACAAAAACAGTACGCGGGCACGCACTACCAGTACGACGCGCGGGGCAACCTGACCCAGCGCTGGCGCAACGGCGAGGCCTGCCGCTACACCTGGGACCTGTTCGACCGGCTCACGCACGCCGGGGACGGGCGTCTCGAAGTCAGCTACACCTACGATGCGCTGGGCCGCAGACTCTCGAAGCACAGCCAGGCGCACTACCAGGCGCGCCGCGAGGCGGGGCCGCACTGGAACCGCAGCGAGCGCGTGAAGCGCAACCGCGAACTGCAGTGCGGCCTCACGCTGTACGGCTGGGATGGCGACACGCTGGCGTGGGAGAGCCGGATTGCTGA
- a CDS encoding RHS repeat-associated core domain-containing protein yields MKRNRELQCGLTLYGWDGDTLAWESRIADEDGLGARTTHYVYEPGRFVPVAQAVREEAIALLDEPVYGDYYRQDEDPLWSPPPPAPSVDSLAWYQCDHLGTPQELTDERSEIAWAAEYRAWGVAKEAIRKASEGRAELRTPIRFQGQYHDHETGLHYNRYRYYDPEVGRFVGKDPIGYAGGVNLYAYAPSPVGWIDPLGLARSGQWTTVGNGRIRIDPPHVPNTNQQVHAHCQCRSRKQEVVVNKDGTQSHGSRGDVSGLTRTEKDYLRDKGFDL; encoded by the coding sequence GTGAAGCGCAACCGCGAACTGCAGTGCGGCCTCACGCTGTACGGCTGGGATGGCGACACGCTGGCGTGGGAGAGCCGGATTGCTGACGAAGATGGCCTGGGCGCGCGCACCACGCACTACGTGTACGAGCCGGGCCGCTTTGTGCCGGTGGCGCAGGCGGTGCGTGAGGAGGCGATCGCGCTGCTCGATGAACCGGTGTACGGCGACTACTACCGGCAGGACGAGGACCCGCTGTGGAGCCCGCCGCCACCGGCGCCGTCCGTTGACAGCCTGGCGTGGTACCAGTGCGATCACCTGGGTACGCCGCAGGAGCTGACCGATGAACGGAGCGAGATTGCGTGGGCGGCGGAATACCGCGCGTGGGGTGTGGCGAAGGAGGCGATACGCAAGGCGTCAGAGGGACGTGCTGAACTGCGCACACCGATCAGGTTCCAGGGGCAGTACCATGACCATGAAACCGGGCTGCATTACAACCGCTACCGGTATTACGATCCGGAGGTGGGGAGGTTTGTTGGCAAGGATCCCATTGGGTATGCCGGTGGGGTGAACCTGTATGCGTATGCGCCGAGCCCGGTTGGCTGGATCGATCCACTGGGGTTAGCTCGATCTGGACAGTGGACCACTGTTGGCAATGGTCGGATCAGAATTGACCCGCCACACGTGCCAAACACGAACCAGCAAGTTCATGCGCATTGCCAATGCAGATCCAGAAAACAAGAGGTCGTTGTCAACAAAGACGGCACTCAAAGTCATGGATCACGCGGCGATGTTTCTGGTCTTACGCGAACAGAGAAGGACTATTTGCGCGACAAAGGATTCGATTTATGA
- a CDS encoding Imm32 family immunity protein: protein MTELGDLRIWGTLEGSDKSLKLDEISILAKAEVIRALGVFLINAAYEMDVNEVEHVHLQDSIANFSYENHADVIVNNQEKVKPI from the coding sequence ATGACGGAACTTGGTGACTTGAGGATTTGGGGAACACTTGAGGGTAGTGATAAATCGCTAAAGCTAGACGAGATCTCGATTCTTGCGAAAGCGGAAGTTATCCGGGCTCTTGGTGTATTTTTGATTAATGCTGCTTACGAGATGGACGTCAATGAAGTTGAACATGTTCACCTTCAGGATTCGATAGCGAACTTCTCGTACGAAAATCACGCCGATGTGATCGTGAACAATCAAGAGAAAGTGAAGCCGATTTGA
- a CDS encoding IS3 family transposase, protein MTYRVVTHLQQEAVSVSHAYRVLQVSRSGYYAHRRAKPSAKSVHERTHVKAAFIASGASYGSRRVMHAVREKGLRLGRYRVRTLMREAGLRTSWKRKFVSTTDSRHTLPVARKCARAAV, encoded by the coding sequence GTGACTTACCGCGTGGTAACGCACTTGCAACAGGAGGCCGTATCGGTCAGCCACGCCTACCGCGTTTTGCAGGTAAGCCGCTCTGGATACTATGCGCACCGGCGAGCGAAGCCGAGTGCAAAGAGTGTGCATGAACGGACCCACGTCAAGGCAGCATTCATCGCTAGCGGCGCGAGCTATGGCAGCCGGCGTGTGATGCATGCAGTGCGGGAGAAAGGGTTACGTCTTGGCCGTTACCGTGTGCGTACGCTGATGCGTGAAGCTGGCCTGCGCACAAGCTGGAAGCGCAAGTTCGTCTCGACGACCGACAGCAGGCATACGCTACCTGTGGCACGCAAATGTGCTCGAGCTGCAGTTTGA
- a CDS encoding DUF4365 domain-containing protein, whose protein sequence is MGPDADSNDVYYPEEGQSQEIGRYAKGIFTNAKPSDWIETELAGDSDFGFDYQVQMKVGTQVKHTFRVQLKGTTKPHWVNSQEALSFRLATSALRMYANTSEPTLLVVCVVPDDLPRPFAGETYYVWINEALPKDFFRTPLGRKLPATHALHLPRANRLTHQLDISTHLEARNRFFRQAVDLSSLVVEVTDIDSPDVAMQALGAALSERPEVIPALLDRTEIWPAPPSGTAVSALLDVAEALRNGNWDRAGEIHHRIDAQAMSDPERAEYAYLAGKLLNRKGKGREALIKFDEAARLVQTRDVYLVAAIEMRFVQENERKEEACRTWLSQLSGRTAIEAKVLAARILISLNDESGVDAQLSELPSIERALMRAIWFLFRREFSHANSVCADALLQENLNPRDRAAILTTRARSQWYAAIGPIPDDGELPLSGPAGVDVALLHSVWMDACAALGIFRELGWPQSVEFLTDVAGSTAMMLNRAGELYSLFDEAAQALPWCEGMQKAFEALCVSLGRFKEALVPNLRLPLSPSVIGRRVMLYHQAGKNQDCWEFADANLESLKVETNVAPVAIGMAASAASQCGRPLECQKFLLALGERSNWADYVDFFRVAIDSRRKGQDAAQWGAVLVNVWERHRGSRFIARNVLGVLSSYDGSTAEIILEVVAFLRESQQITFGDTRKIIQAYFTLKRWDAAQAEVNLAIARFGATPQLTAIKAIALDNAGSVAAAFSEYEQGLSSEDVTLELLHAYLGLCFRLSYFDKAIDVLERLLANVKGHDERIECLRLLILIKAETSAPPDEVRALLDEFSLSVSQEDEEEEALYLSLASSLLFVRGIEFSGGSLQDFLTRTNAYSSRFPESRNFKLIQPENGDSPDSLMTSLAPVLGDWRAKAREYLRLERQLKDGKILVPYVMRPGYALHYVPDPLSLWELGKVSGRELRQFHLGMMLGGTIELAFDELGKVPAIDLSALMVLLDLDMLDAIFQLWPKVAISRRTVTYLSQLSSNHFASPRGGEVAKRLLAFIQSNLERIEQPHVELDVNPRRVQPKHLVFECESLIEAGFALYSDDFVVRAMAEESPAPTKSFCTLDVLRWALERGFFDLRQVSGMYALLCKWHVSVRVPNNVFLEPILREPLRFGSLGKVADALERTETFATLARAVWWPERDFGEMSNHIQSVIQLLLERESVSSNLIAAVWSSWLEKLKFGRAQAPVEQNRAAVLFYFAYVLEPSLLKKAWSSFKLTVELEHGDRMETAHEAEAIRFVAKFSKICAAAMSVTGCDQIVPRLQDCVEAGTQEAAWFSQGVMAAIPDIVERDRKRIHAFADGLAELNRPGFCGGSNS, encoded by the coding sequence ATGGGGCCGGATGCCGATAGCAACGATGTCTATTACCCTGAAGAGGGACAATCACAGGAAATTGGCAGGTATGCAAAAGGTATCTTTACAAACGCGAAGCCATCCGACTGGATTGAGACCGAGTTAGCAGGGGATTCGGATTTTGGGTTCGACTACCAAGTCCAGATGAAGGTTGGCACTCAAGTAAAGCACACGTTTCGCGTCCAACTTAAAGGCACGACGAAACCCCATTGGGTGAACAGCCAGGAAGCACTTTCGTTTCGCCTCGCTACGTCAGCACTACGCATGTATGCGAACACGTCGGAGCCGACGCTTCTTGTTGTTTGTGTCGTGCCAGACGATTTGCCTAGACCATTCGCTGGCGAAACTTACTATGTCTGGATTAATGAGGCTTTGCCAAAGGATTTCTTCCGGACACCTCTTGGAAGGAAATTACCGGCGACACATGCACTGCACTTGCCGAGAGCGAATCGGCTAACTCACCAGTTAGACATTTCGACCCATCTAGAGGCTAGGAACCGGTTTTTCAGGCAGGCTGTTGACCTCAGTTCTCTGGTTGTCGAGGTAACCGACATCGACTCTCCGGATGTTGCGATGCAGGCGCTTGGCGCAGCACTGTCTGAACGTCCGGAAGTTATCCCTGCTCTTCTTGACCGGACGGAAATTTGGCCGGCGCCTCCCAGTGGTACCGCAGTAAGCGCATTGCTTGATGTAGCGGAGGCGCTGCGCAACGGTAATTGGGACAGGGCTGGCGAAATACATCACCGGATTGACGCTCAGGCGATGAGCGACCCAGAGCGGGCGGAGTATGCGTATCTGGCGGGAAAATTGTTGAACCGGAAGGGTAAAGGACGCGAGGCATTAATCAAGTTTGATGAGGCGGCACGGTTAGTCCAAACTCGGGACGTATACTTGGTTGCCGCTATTGAGATGAGGTTTGTGCAAGAAAATGAACGCAAAGAGGAAGCATGTCGGACCTGGCTATCCCAACTAAGCGGTCGAACTGCGATTGAGGCAAAAGTACTGGCGGCAAGAATTCTTATTTCGTTAAATGACGAATCCGGAGTCGACGCTCAACTTTCAGAGTTGCCCTCGATTGAGCGTGCACTTATGCGGGCGATCTGGTTCTTGTTTCGGAGGGAATTCTCACACGCTAATTCGGTATGTGCCGATGCGTTGTTGCAAGAAAATCTAAATCCGCGCGACCGTGCAGCGATTCTCACAACCAGGGCCCGAAGCCAGTGGTATGCGGCAATTGGTCCGATTCCCGATGACGGAGAGTTGCCGCTTTCAGGGCCGGCTGGGGTCGACGTTGCATTACTGCATTCCGTTTGGATGGACGCCTGCGCCGCGCTCGGTATTTTTCGCGAGCTAGGCTGGCCGCAGAGTGTGGAATTTCTGACCGACGTGGCTGGCAGCACTGCGATGATGCTGAATCGAGCGGGGGAACTGTACTCCCTATTCGACGAAGCGGCCCAAGCGTTGCCCTGGTGCGAAGGGATGCAGAAGGCTTTCGAGGCGCTGTGTGTTTCCTTGGGGCGATTCAAAGAAGCTCTGGTGCCAAACCTCCGTCTGCCATTGTCACCGTCGGTAATTGGCCGACGGGTGATGCTATATCACCAAGCGGGGAAAAACCAAGATTGCTGGGAGTTCGCAGACGCGAACTTAGAAAGCCTTAAGGTCGAGACTAATGTTGCACCGGTTGCCATTGGTATGGCTGCATCGGCAGCCTCTCAGTGTGGTAGGCCACTTGAGTGTCAAAAGTTCCTTTTGGCGCTTGGCGAACGGAGCAATTGGGCTGATTACGTGGATTTCTTTCGCGTAGCTATCGATTCCAGGCGAAAGGGGCAGGACGCTGCTCAATGGGGGGCGGTGCTCGTCAACGTCTGGGAGCGGCATCGAGGTTCGAGGTTTATTGCGCGTAATGTCTTGGGTGTGCTGAGCTCCTACGACGGCAGTACAGCAGAGATTATTCTGGAAGTGGTCGCCTTCCTCCGTGAAAGCCAACAAATTACCTTCGGCGACACGCGTAAAATCATCCAAGCGTACTTTACACTGAAGCGTTGGGACGCAGCCCAGGCCGAAGTAAATCTCGCTATAGCCAGATTTGGAGCGACTCCCCAGTTGACCGCCATTAAGGCCATCGCGCTGGATAACGCTGGGAGCGTTGCTGCCGCTTTCTCTGAATACGAACAAGGGTTGTCGTCTGAAGATGTGACTCTTGAGTTGCTCCACGCGTATCTTGGTCTTTGCTTCCGTTTATCGTATTTCGATAAAGCCATAGATGTTCTGGAGCGCTTATTGGCGAATGTTAAAGGTCATGATGAGCGCATTGAGTGTCTGCGGTTACTCATCCTCATCAAGGCCGAGACGAGTGCTCCTCCAGACGAGGTGAGGGCGCTCCTCGACGAATTTTCCCTCAGTGTCTCTCAAGAGGACGAAGAGGAGGAGGCTCTGTACCTGTCGTTGGCCTCAAGTTTGTTGTTTGTCCGTGGAATTGAGTTCTCCGGTGGTTCGCTTCAAGATTTTCTGACGCGAACGAATGCATATTCGTCGCGATTCCCGGAGTCGAGGAATTTCAAGCTTATCCAGCCGGAGAATGGCGATTCACCAGACTCGCTAATGACGAGCTTGGCGCCTGTGCTGGGAGACTGGCGGGCTAAGGCTCGTGAATACTTGCGCTTGGAGAGGCAACTCAAGGACGGAAAAATCCTTGTTCCCTACGTCATGCGACCTGGATACGCATTACATTACGTTCCGGACCCGCTCTCATTATGGGAACTCGGCAAAGTCTCAGGCCGGGAGCTAAGGCAATTCCATCTGGGAATGATGTTGGGTGGAACCATCGAGCTAGCGTTCGATGAGCTAGGGAAGGTCCCGGCAATCGATTTGAGCGCACTGATGGTGCTGCTGGATTTGGATATGCTGGATGCGATTTTTCAGCTATGGCCAAAGGTCGCGATAAGCCGTAGGACGGTCACCTACCTTTCGCAACTGTCTAGCAATCACTTTGCCTCGCCTCGAGGCGGGGAGGTCGCGAAGCGGCTGCTGGCTTTCATCCAAAGTAACCTGGAAAGAATCGAGCAACCCCATGTGGAGCTGGATGTCAATCCTAGGAGGGTGCAGCCAAAGCACCTTGTTTTTGAGTGTGAGTCGCTAATCGAGGCTGGGTTTGCGCTTTACTCGGACGATTTCGTTGTTCGCGCAATGGCTGAGGAGTCGCCTGCACCCACGAAATCTTTTTGTACACTAGATGTGTTGCGTTGGGCGCTTGAAAGAGGTTTCTTTGACCTCCGACAGGTAAGCGGGATGTATGCGCTTTTGTGCAAATGGCATGTCTCCGTGAGAGTGCCGAACAATGTGTTTCTCGAACCAATTCTCAGAGAACCTCTTCGTTTTGGTTCCTTGGGTAAAGTGGCTGATGCTCTCGAAAGAACAGAAACGTTTGCTACGTTAGCGAGAGCGGTATGGTGGCCAGAACGAGATTTCGGGGAAATGTCAAACCACATTCAGTCGGTCATCCAGCTTCTTTTAGAACGCGAGAGCGTATCTTCCAACCTTATTGCGGCGGTATGGTCATCTTGGTTGGAGAAACTAAAATTCGGAAGGGCACAGGCGCCGGTGGAGCAGAATCGCGCTGCTGTTTTGTTTTACTTTGCATACGTGCTAGAGCCGTCGTTGCTAAAAAAGGCGTGGAGCAGCTTCAAATTGACGGTGGAGCTAGAGCATGGCGATAGGATGGAGACAGCACATGAGGCTGAGGCTATTCGGTTTGTCGCGAAATTTTCAAAAATTTGCGCCGCTGCTATGAGCGTTACAGGTTGCGACCAGATAGTTCCGCGGCTGCAGGATTGCGTAGAGGCAGGAACGCAAGAGGCAGCATGGTTCTCGCAGGGGGTAATGGCTGCTATTCCTGACATAGTCGAACGAGACCGGAAGCGCATTCACGCGTTTGCAGACGGACTTGCCGAGTTGAACCGCCCCGGATTTTGTGGAGGCTCCAACTCTTGA
- a CDS encoding IS3 family transposase (programmed frameshift) translates to MSKQRRSFSPDFKRSAASLVLDQNYNHADASRSVGIAESVLRRWVQQLHDERRGVTPQSPAMTLEQQRIQELEARVERLEREKSILKKGYCAAHVGRDRTYEIIDQIGGNESVALLCALFDVPRSCYYAYRQRRERVDSQRMALRSRVHELFIESRSSAGSRSIMEMMRERGSTIGRFKVCRLMDELGLICKQPGGHAYNRATIERVDIPNVLNRQFDVAGQNQVWCGDITYVWAQGQWHYLAVVLDLFTRRIVGWAFSVRPDADLVVQALDMAFEQRGRPSNLLFHSDQGGQYASRKFRQRLWRYRIQQSMSRRGNCGDNAPTERLFRSLKTEWVPSTGYSTSSDAQRDISFYLMQRYNWIRPHQFNAGVAPAVAEEKLNQVSGIS, encoded by the exons ATGAGCAAGCAACGTCGATCGTTTTCTCCTGATTTCAAGCGCAGTGCTGCGTCCCTGGTTCTTGACCAGAACTACAATCACGCGGATGCGAGTCGTTCCGTGGGCATCGCGGAATCGGTCCTGCGTCGCTGGGTCCAGCAACTGCATGACGAGCGGCGTGGCGTCACGCCACAGAGCCCGGCGATGACACTGGAGCAACAACGGATTCAAGAGCTTGAGGCGCGGGTCGAGCGACTCGAGCGGGAGAAGAGCATTTTAAAAAAAG GCTACTGCGCTGCTCATGTCGGAAGGGATCGAACGTACGAAATAATCGATCAGATCGGCGGCAATGAATCCGTCGCCTTGCTGTGTGCTCTGTTCGACGTGCCGCGTTCTTGCTATTACGCGTATCGGCAGCGGCGCGAGCGTGTTGATTCGCAGCGTATGGCTTTGCGTAGTCGCGTGCACGAGCTGTTCATCGAGAGCCGCAGTTCCGCCGGTAGCCGCAGCATTATGGAAATGATGCGCGAGCGCGGTTCCACGATTGGCCGCTTTAAGGTCTGCCGGCTCATGGATGAGCTCGGACTGATTTGCAAGCAGCCCGGTGGCCATGCCTATAACCGGGCTACGATCGAGCGTGTTGATATTCCGAATGTGTTGAACAGGCAGTTCGATGTCGCGGGGCAAAACCAGGTTTGGTGTGGCGACATCACCTATGTGTGGGCGCAGGGCCAGTGGCACTATTTGGCGGTCGTATTGGACCTGTTCACGCGCCGTATTGTCGGCTGGGCATTTTCGGTGCGCCCTGATGCCGACTTGGTTGTGCAAGCGCTGGATATGGCCTTTGAGCAGCGCGGACGCCCATCGAATTTGCTCTTTCACTCCGATCAGGGTGGGCAATACGCCAGCAGGAAGTTCCGTCAGCGGCTATGGCGCTACAGGATTCAACAAAGCATGAGTCGGCGCGGAAATTGTGGGGATAACGCGCCTACGGAGCGGTTGTTTCGCAGCCTGAAAACAGAATGGGTACCCAGCACCGGTTACTCGACATCCTCGGATGCCCAGCGAGACATCAGCTTCTATTTGATGCAGCGATACAACTGGATTCGACCGCATCAGTTCAATGCCGGTGTTGCACCGGCGGTCGCGGAAGAAAAACTTAACCAGGTGTCCGGAATCAGTTGA
- a CDS encoding carbonic anhydrase: MKKFTRVAIVAALGMSFGAGAFALEHGDWSYGGNTGPQEWSQLGEQNKLCQGGSQQSPVSLKSDKAKRVKATDLKLEYRDSEAKMVNNGHTIEVDLPGGDNHIEIKGERYTLAQFHFHTPSEHELDGKRFPMELHLVNKSQDGKIAVIGVFIREGKENKALASLFDRLPAKGAGGVAVQINPAELLPPDHKGLIYTGSLTTPPCTENVHWLVLEEPIEMSAKQIQAFRKEFSDNHRPVQPFNGRKTIEEDNAL, translated from the coding sequence ATGAAAAAGTTCACGCGTGTGGCAATTGTGGCTGCTCTGGGTATGAGTTTTGGAGCAGGGGCTTTTGCGCTTGAACATGGTGATTGGTCATATGGCGGTAATACTGGGCCACAGGAATGGTCGCAGTTGGGTGAGCAAAACAAGTTATGTCAGGGCGGCTCGCAGCAGTCTCCGGTTTCTCTCAAAAGCGATAAGGCAAAACGGGTCAAGGCGACTGATCTCAAGCTCGAATACCGCGACAGTGAAGCAAAAATGGTGAATAACGGCCATACGATTGAAGTGGATCTGCCGGGTGGCGATAACCACATCGAGATTAAAGGCGAACGTTATACGCTTGCACAGTTTCACTTTCACACACCGAGTGAGCATGAACTAGATGGCAAGCGGTTTCCGATGGAGCTTCATCTGGTGAATAAAAGCCAGGATGGCAAGATTGCCGTGATTGGCGTATTCATCCGTGAAGGCAAGGAAAACAAGGCGCTGGCTTCGCTCTTCGACCGGTTGCCAGCTAAAGGTGCGGGCGGCGTTGCGGTGCAGATTAATCCGGCCGAGTTGTTGCCGCCCGATCATAAGGGGCTGATTTATACCGGCTCGCTGACTACACCGCCTTGCACCGAGAACGTTCATTGGCTGGTGCTGGAAGAACCGATCGAAATGTCGGCTAAACAGATTCAGGCATTTCGCAAGGAGTTTTCGGATAATCACCGTCCGGTGCAGCCGTTCAACGGGCGCAAGACAATTGAGGAAGACAACGCGTTGTAA